Proteins encoded by one window of Haematobia irritans isolate KBUSLIRL chromosome 2, ASM5000362v1, whole genome shotgun sequence:
- the LOC142223361 gene encoding uncharacterized protein LOC142223361, which translates to MAAGSTRKHKNLQQEDIFLQFMDENPNIAKGFVKGDRLHADEKWARLTASLNSAGPPVKDVNSWKKVWSDWKVNIRKKLAHNKRETSATGGGPYSQLAVSPVEDRIAQLCGLYKMIDGVEGTKSYGVFEDNVCETSPDSQKAVKKQLHFESDENASIRSPEYKPKRSRRSQPSVELEDLCTAQNEMMERVVDTLGEVHLVLREQNDIFRDIKNILQNKFGN; encoded by the exons ATGGCAGCAGGTTCGAC acgaAAACACAAAAACTTACAGCAGGAGGACATATTTCTCCAGTTTATGGATGAAAATCCGAACATCGCTAAAGGCTTTGTGAAAGGAGATCGCCTACACGCTGATGAGAAATGGGCAAGACTAACAGCGTCTTTAAATAGTGCTGGGCCACCAGTAAAAGATGTAAATAGTTGGAAGAAA GTGTGGTCTGATTGGAAAGTAAACATTCGAAAGAAGTTGGCGCATAACAAACGCGAAACTTCTGCTACTGGTGGTGGACCGTACTCACAACTTGCCGTGTCACCTGTGGAAGACCGAATAGCCCAATTGTGCGGTTTATATAAAATGATTGATGGTGTAGAAGGCACCAAATCCTATGGTGTGTTTGAAGATAATGTTTGCGAGACGTCTCCCGACTCTCAGAAGGCGGTAAAAAAACAATTGCATTTTGAAAGTGACGAAAATGCTTCCATCAGAAGTCCAGAATACAAGCCAAAGCGCAGCCGTCGATCTCAGCCTTCTGTAGAGTTGGAAGATCTATGTACTGCTCAAAATGAAATGATGGAAAGAGTTGTCGATACTCTCGGCGAAGTTCATTTGGTTTTACGTGagcaaaatgacatttttagggacataaaaaatatactgcaaaacaaatttggaaattaa